GATGAGGATCGGGCCAAAGTATATAATTTCCTCTCCCCTGAGGAAATGGCCGATCTGTTTGAGAACCTCGAAGCGGATGAGGAAGATTTTAAAGATGTATTAGCACAGATGAATCCTAATTATGCCGCTGACATGCTGTCAAACATGTATGCGGATGACGCGGTGGATGTCCTGAATGAACTCGATAAAGATCAGGTTGCCAGTTATTTGACGATCATGGATGAAGACGCAGCACAGGAAATCAAAGACTTGCTGCATTATGAGGAATACACAGCTGGAAGTATCATGACTACAGAATTCATTGCCATTTCTGCCAACCAGACGGTCAGATCGGCAATGTATATCCTGAAAAAAGAAGCCCCGCGGGCCGAGACGATTTATTATATTTTTGTCGTTGATGAAGACAAAAGACTTGCTGGTGTTATTTCCTTGAGAGACCTGATTGTTGCCGATGATGAGACAATGATTTCCGAGGTCATGAGTGACCGGGTTGTGTCTGTTTCGGTGGGTGAGGACCAGGAAGAAGTCGCAAGGATGATGCGGGATTATAATTTCCTGGCCCTTCCTGTTGTTGATTTCCAAAACCACCTTCTTGGGATTATTACTGTTGATGATATCATAGACGTCATGGAAGAAGAAGCTTCGGATGACTACTCGAAACTGGCCGGTATTTCGGATCTTGACACTGTCGACCGTAATCCATTAACCGCTGCCAGGAAGCGATTACCGTGGCTGATCATCTTGCTCTTTTTGGGAATGTTCACAGCAAGCCTCATAGGAAGATTTGAGGATACATTGGATAAAGTAGCGATTCTGGCGGTATTCATTCCGCTTATAGCGGGTATGGCAGGTAATACTGGTACTCAGGCCCTGGCTGTTGCTGTCCGAGGAATTGCAACTGGGGATCTTGAGAAAGAGAGTAAATGGAGTATTATCCTCAGGGAAGCGGGAACAGGCTTAATAACAGGGGCTGTTTGCGGTCTCCTCGTCACTTTCATTGTGTATTTTTGGAAAGGGGAACTTTTCCTTGGAGCTCTAGTTGGGATTTCAATTTTTATCACGCTGATCATCGCTACACTTGCGGGCTCGCTGGTCCCGTTGCTTATGCACAGATTAAAAATTGAC
The nucleotide sequence above comes from Mesobacillus jeotgali. Encoded proteins:
- the mgtE gene encoding magnesium transporter; its protein translation is MSEERIESASRQQINSGLLMEALYSEKIDDFRAEFLDLHPYDQAEFFSELDDEDRAKVYNFLSPEEMADLFENLEADEEDFKDVLAQMNPNYAADMLSNMYADDAVDVLNELDKDQVASYLTIMDEDAAQEIKDLLHYEEYTAGSIMTTEFIAISANQTVRSAMYILKKEAPRAETIYYIFVVDEDKRLAGVISLRDLIVADDETMISEVMSDRVVSVSVGEDQEEVARMMRDYNFLALPVVDFQNHLLGIITVDDIIDVMEEEASDDYSKLAGISDLDTVDRNPLTAARKRLPWLIILLFLGMFTASLIGRFEDTLDKVAILAVFIPLIAGMAGNTGTQALAVAVRGIATGDLEKESKWSIILREAGTGLITGAVCGLLVTFIVYFWKGELFLGALVGISIFITLIIATLAGSLVPLLMHRLKIDPAVASGPFITTINDIISILIYFGIATAFMSYLT